The proteins below come from a single Desulfovibrio sp. genomic window:
- a CDS encoding GGDEF domain-containing protein: MLKKYYTKSTDRNKFDKTFSRAELKLLSLVVISIIITAALITSIFYYYRNLDLKLITTMMSDAIFSLLLDRIPPENFTAIYDGKDMDSHLYNNVQQELDDVRKITAVRYLYTAKRDSEGKAIYVVDGLSRDSEDFRACGSPIEVEILPAVNKCLDGDVFHGTEILKTSWGMIIPSCEPIKSNGVTVGTLVIEFDGEYFAENTASSQRYYIIASICVAIGVGFVAIVLIRSFSIPLYQWLAYTDLLTGAMNRNAFELATHKLRGTEQQKNITVVSCDLNKLKAINDQFGHSAGDEHIRALAQLLMKNFRTQGSTYRIGGDEFVTLLFNASLDATEKKVAEICVEARQVTFGDFCLCFSYGIAQFDPEQDGSIADTISRADVKMYHYKCAKREAETAKTII, encoded by the coding sequence ATGCTCAAGAAGTACTATACAAAATCAACGGACAGAAACAAATTTGATAAAACATTCTCTCGAGCAGAGTTAAAATTACTCTCTCTCGTTGTTATTTCCATAATAATAACTGCGGCATTGATAACTTCAATTTTCTATTATTACAGAAACCTCGATTTAAAACTCATAACAACCATGATGTCAGACGCCATTTTCTCTCTCTTGCTTGACCGCATACCGCCAGAAAACTTCACTGCAATTTATGATGGCAAAGATATGGACTCGCACCTTTACAATAATGTACAGCAAGAGCTTGACGATGTTCGTAAAATAACCGCCGTCAGGTATCTCTACACGGCAAAGCGCGATTCTGAAGGCAAGGCCATATATGTTGTTGATGGCCTGTCACGGGATTCAGAAGATTTTCGTGCCTGCGGTTCGCCCATAGAAGTCGAAATTCTCCCCGCTGTGAACAAATGTCTGGATGGAGATGTTTTTCATGGAACAGAAATCCTTAAGACATCGTGGGGCATGATTATTCCGTCTTGCGAACCGATCAAGAGCAACGGGGTCACGGTTGGCACCCTTGTTATTGAATTTGACGGAGAATATTTTGCTGAAAATACCGCAAGCTCCCAGCGGTATTACATCATTGCCTCCATTTGCGTTGCCATTGGCGTTGGCTTTGTGGCCATTGTGCTGATTCGCAGTTTTTCCATTCCGCTCTATCAATGGCTCGCATATACAGACTTGCTCACAGGCGCAATGAACCGCAATGCCTTTGAACTGGCCACCCACAAGCTACGGGGCACAGAGCAGCAAAAAAACATAACTGTGGTGTCGTGCGACCTGAACAAACTTAAAGCCATCAACGACCAGTTTGGTCACTCGGCGGGCGATGAGCACATCAGGGCCCTTGCCCAGCTCCTTATGAAAAATTTCAGGACTCAGGGCTCAACATACCGCATTGGCGGTGATGAATTTGTTACATTGCTGTTCAACGCCAGCCTGGACGCAACAGAAAAAAAGGTTGCTGAAATTTGCGTGGAGGCACGACAAGTTACCTTTGGAGACTTCTGCCTGTGCTTTTCGTACGGGATTGCGCAGTTTGACCCGGAACAGGATGGCAGCATTGCCGACACCATTTCGCGGGCAGACGTTAAAATGTACCATTACAAATGCGCAAAAAGAGAAGCTGAGACTGCCAAAACCATAATCTGA
- a CDS encoding amidohydrolase family protein, with protein MNIIDFRFRPSTPDAVKGMLSNKVFGGMFELFKYADRAKPEPIEKIVADMEKQGVVKGVVTGRDAETTYGLGSVNPGILELMRQYPDKFIGFAGLDPHKGMDATAELTNMVNKGMRGAAIDPYLARIPASHAKYYPIYAKCCELDVPIVITTGPATLVDGAVMDDAHPRHIDRIAADFPKLKIVISHGCYPWVSEVIMTVHRNRNVYIDLAEYEEQPFSEGYIKAANTLIGDKVLFASAAPFMDFQEQIELYKRLPFTPETLENVMYNNAARLLNL; from the coding sequence ATGAACATCATTGATTTCCGCTTTCGCCCCAGCACCCCTGACGCCGTTAAGGGAATGCTTTCCAACAAAGTGTTCGGCGGCATGTTTGAACTTTTCAAATACGCTGACCGGGCCAAGCCAGAGCCCATTGAAAAGATCGTTGCCGACATGGAAAAGCAGGGCGTGGTCAAAGGGGTTGTGACAGGGCGTGACGCTGAAACCACCTATGGTCTTGGATCCGTCAATCCCGGCATTCTTGAACTCATGCGCCAGTACCCGGACAAGTTCATCGGTTTTGCCGGTCTTGACCCCCACAAGGGCATGGACGCCACAGCCGAGCTTACAAACATGGTGAACAAAGGCATGCGCGGCGCGGCCATTGACCCGTATCTTGCGCGCATTCCTGCCAGCCATGCCAAGTATTATCCCATCTACGCCAAATGCTGCGAACTTGACGTGCCCATCGTCATCACCACCGGCCCCGCCACTCTGGTGGACGGCGCTGTGATGGACGATGCCCACCCCCGGCACATTGACCGCATCGCCGCCGATTTTCCCAAGCTCAAGATTGTTATCAGCCACGGCTGCTACCCCTGGGTGAGCGAGGTCATCATGACCGTGCACCGTAACCGCAACGTGTACATCGACCTTGCGGAATACGAGGAACAGCCCTTCTCCGAGGGTTACATCAAGGCCGCCAATACCCTCATCGGCGACAAGGTGCTCTTTGCCAGCGCCGCGCCATTTATGGATTTTCAGGAGCAGATCGAGTTGTACAAGCGGCTCCCCTTTACGCCGGAAACGCTTGAAAACGTCATGTACAACAACGCGGCGCGTCTGCTCAATCTTTAA
- a CDS encoding glycyl-radical enzyme activating protein → MTDAQVQGVVFNIQKFSVHDGEGIRTLVFLKGCPLRCRWCSNPESQNLHPEHAFNPSRCLTAQVCGRCLNACTSGALSLVDGLIVHDRSKCSECFACVRACPSGAQSVYGETMSVRQVLDKVEEDGVFYHRSGGGMTLSGGEALMQHEFANALLREARKHHINTTIETCGCYPYEHLHEACKHLNKLIFDIKSLDPVQHKKHTGVDNMLILRNFARVCEDFPQLPILARTPVIPGFNDTEDDILAIRESIPRRPNIQYELLGYHRMGQPKYGYLGRQYELEGAKLDEEKMERLRKIAS, encoded by the coding sequence ATGACTGACGCACAAGTACAAGGTGTTGTTTTTAATATACAGAAGTTCAGCGTGCACGATGGCGAAGGTATCCGCACCCTGGTTTTCCTCAAGGGTTGCCCTCTGCGTTGCCGTTGGTGCAGCAACCCCGAGTCGCAGAATCTTCATCCCGAGCATGCCTTCAATCCCTCGCGCTGTCTTACTGCCCAGGTCTGCGGGCGCTGTCTCAATGCCTGTACGTCGGGCGCGCTCAGCCTTGTGGATGGCCTGATTGTACACGACCGCAGCAAGTGCAGCGAATGCTTTGCCTGTGTGCGGGCCTGTCCCTCGGGCGCGCAGAGCGTATACGGCGAAACCATGTCTGTGCGACAGGTGCTCGATAAAGTTGAAGAGGACGGCGTGTTTTATCACCGCTCCGGCGGCGGCATGACCCTCTCCGGCGGCGAAGCCCTTATGCAGCACGAATTTGCCAATGCCCTGCTGCGTGAGGCCCGCAAGCACCACATCAATACCACCATCGAAACCTGCGGCTGCTATCCCTACGAGCATCTGCATGAGGCCTGCAAGCACCTGAACAAGCTGATTTTTGATATAAAGAGCCTTGATCCAGTGCAGCACAAAAAGCATACAGGTGTAGATAATATGCTGATTTTGCGCAATTTTGCACGAGTCTGCGAGGATTTTCCCCAATTGCCCATACTTGCGCGCACCCCTGTGATACCCGGATTCAATGACACTGAAGACGACATCCTGGCTATCCGCGAATCAATTCCCCGGCGGCCCAATATCCAGTACGAGCTGTTGGGCTACCACCGTATGGGTCAGCCCAAGTATGGCTACCTTGGCCGCCAGTATGAACTGGAAGGCGCAAAGCTTGATGAAGAAAAGATGGAACGCTTGAGAAAGATTGCTTCTTAG
- a CDS encoding glycyl radical protein: MSQCGCCMSPQEERVVNKSVDRKGRERVYGILEQNQFSLPHVDVERAKYFTESMRETEGELLTLRWAKALKNVAEKITVYITPNQLIAGRVGKFGRYGILYPEIDGDFYREVLADLEHRDKSPFQISQEDIKVVMEEIAPYWEGKTYHEHLNKTLPAEIRNVTYVDERGLKSKFVVSETSSYRSALQWVPDYEKVIKRGFLDIQKEAREKLATLDLTNSVDLWDKKPFLEAMILVCDSIMIWAKRHADLARELAAKEGDPKRKAELLQIAKTCDHVPAHPARSFREAMQCQWFVQMFSRIEQKASAIISNGRMDQYLYPLYKKDIEEGIITREEAKELLECMWVDMAQFIDLYINPTGVEFQEGYAHWEAVTIGGQTPEGEDATNDLTYLFLESKREFPLNYPDLAARIHSRSPERFLREVALTIKDGSGFPKLINDEEVVFLNTIKGCPVNEALDYAVSGCTETRMPNRDTYTSGCVYVNFATALEMTMYNGRMQHYGDEVVGLETGEATSFKNWEDFYEAYKAQHLNLLRKAFQQQHVVDKLRPQHFAAPLSSVLHNLCMENLMDLHCEKIPGGVDYSYFEFLGYGTVVDSLAAIKKLVFEEKRLSMKEVVEACKADFKGAEPVREMLRNAPCYGNNDPYVDSIAKDVDRVTQVEAEKSSRDRGVHVDVRYVPITSHVPFGKVVSATPNGRHAWTALSDGSSASHGADKNGPTAVLLSNYHSKNYGMTNRASRLLNIKLSPKCVSGDEGTEKIVNLIRTWCDLKLWHLQFNIVNRQTLLNAQKEPDNYRSLLVRIAGYSAYFCDLSRDLQNDIIDRTEHAQF; this comes from the coding sequence ATGAGTCAGTGCGGTTGCTGCATGTCCCCCCAGGAAGAGCGCGTTGTCAATAAAAGCGTTGACCGTAAAGGCCGCGAGCGCGTTTACGGCATTCTGGAACAGAACCAGTTCAGCCTTCCCCACGTGGACGTTGAGCGCGCCAAGTATTTCACCGAATCCATGCGCGAAACCGAAGGCGAACTGCTGACCCTGCGCTGGGCCAAGGCTCTGAAAAACGTGGCCGAAAAAATCACCGTCTACATTACCCCCAACCAGCTCATTGCTGGCCGCGTGGGCAAGTTTGGCCGTTACGGCATCCTGTATCCTGAAATCGACGGCGACTTTTACCGCGAAGTGCTGGCCGACCTGGAGCACCGCGACAAGAGCCCCTTCCAGATCTCGCAGGAAGACATCAAGGTTGTTATGGAAGAGATTGCTCCCTACTGGGAAGGCAAGACCTACCATGAACACCTCAACAAGACTCTGCCCGCCGAAATCCGCAACGTCACCTATGTGGACGAACGCGGCCTCAAGTCCAAGTTCGTGGTGAGCGAAACCTCGTCCTACCGTTCGGCCCTTCAGTGGGTGCCGGACTACGAAAAGGTCATCAAGCGCGGCTTCCTCGACATCCAGAAAGAAGCCCGCGAAAAGCTTGCCACCCTTGATCTGACCAACTCCGTTGATCTGTGGGACAAAAAGCCCTTCCTCGAAGCCATGATCCTTGTGTGCGACTCCATCATGATCTGGGCCAAGCGCCACGCCGATCTGGCCCGCGAACTTGCCGCCAAGGAAGGCGACCCCAAGCGCAAGGCCGAGCTGCTCCAGATCGCCAAAACCTGCGATCACGTGCCCGCACATCCTGCCCGCAGCTTCCGCGAAGCCATGCAGTGCCAGTGGTTTGTGCAGATGTTCTCGCGTATTGAACAGAAGGCCAGCGCCATCATCTCCAATGGCCGCATGGACCAGTACCTGTACCCCCTGTACAAAAAAGACATTGAAGAAGGCATCATCACCCGCGAAGAAGCCAAGGAACTGCTCGAATGCATGTGGGTGGACATGGCCCAGTTCATCGACCTGTACATCAACCCCACGGGCGTTGAATTTCAGGAAGGCTACGCCCACTGGGAAGCCGTGACCATCGGCGGCCAGACCCCCGAAGGCGAAGACGCCACCAATGACCTGACCTACCTGTTCCTTGAATCCAAGCGCGAATTTCCGCTCAACTACCCCGACCTTGCCGCGCGCATCCACTCCCGTTCGCCCGAACGCTTCCTGCGCGAAGTGGCCCTGACCATCAAGGACGGCTCCGGCTTCCCCAAACTCATCAACGATGAAGAAGTGGTGTTCCTCAACACCATCAAGGGTTGCCCGGTCAATGAAGCTCTGGACTACGCCGTTTCGGGCTGCACAGAAACGCGCATGCCCAACCGCGATACCTACACCTCCGGTTGCGTGTACGTGAACTTTGCCACCGCCCTTGAAATGACCATGTACAATGGCCGCATGCAGCACTACGGCGATGAGGTTGTGGGCCTTGAAACGGGCGAAGCGACTTCTTTCAAGAACTGGGAAGACTTTTACGAAGCTTACAAGGCCCAGCACCTCAACCTGCTGCGCAAGGCCTTCCAGCAGCAGCATGTGGTGGACAAGCTGCGCCCGCAGCACTTTGCCGCGCCGCTTTCTTCCGTGCTGCACAACCTGTGCATGGAAAACCTCATGGACCTGCACTGCGAAAAGATCCCCGGCGGTGTGGATTACTCCTACTTTGAATTCCTGGGCTACGGCACCGTGGTTGACTCCCTTGCCGCCATCAAAAAGCTGGTGTTTGAAGAAAAGCGCCTGAGCATGAAAGAAGTGGTGGAAGCCTGCAAGGCCGACTTCAAGGGTGCCGAACCCGTGCGCGAAATGCTGCGCAACGCCCCCTGCTACGGCAACAACGATCCCTATGTGGATAGCATTGCCAAGGACGTTGACCGCGTGACCCAGGTGGAAGCCGAAAAGAGCTCCCGCGATCGCGGCGTGCATGTGGACGTGCGCTACGTGCCCATCACCTCGCATGTGCCCTTCGGCAAGGTAGTTTCCGCCACACCCAATGGCCGCCATGCCTGGACTGCGCTTTCCGATGGTTCTTCCGCTTCGCACGGCGCGGACAAGAACGGCCCCACTGCGGTTCTGCTCTCCAACTACCATTCCAAGAACTATGGCATGACCAACCGCGCTTCCCGCCTGCTGAACATCAAGCTGTCGCCCAAGTGCGTTTCCGGCGATGAAGGCACCGAGAAGATCGTGAACCTTATCCGCACCTGGTGCGACCTCAAGCTGTGGCACCTGCAGTTCAACATCGTGAACAGGCAGACCCTGCTCAACGCCCAGAAAGAACCCGACAACTACCGCAGCCTGCTGGTGCGTATTGCAGGGTACAGCGCGTACTTCTGCGATCTTTCCCGCGACTTGCAGAACGACATCATCGACCGTACCGAACACGCCCAGTTCTAA
- a CDS encoding MFS transporter encodes MHSEQMTHDQKKNLRRVVASSIIGAVIEWYDFFLYGVVAGLFFNKLYFPDFDARIGTMLAFATFAVGFVARPLGGVIFGHFGDKLGRKKMLILTLEIMGIATVCIGLIPTYHTIGIWAPILLIVCRLAQGIGLGGEWGGAVLMSYESAPADKRAFYASLPQIGMSLGLLLASGIVGFFSVTLSDEAFLNWGWRVAFLLSAVLLAVGGYMRSTVQETKDFSEAKEKMPEAKYPLLDAFKRYPKMMLACMGARFIDGVSFNVFGVYSLTYLTQQHGISRSAALTAVMISSLVMSGFIPFWGHMADKHGKAKIYGVCAVLLGISSFPAFWVLHNFSGNYLFVVLALALPFGILHAAVFGTMSSVFSESFDASVRYSGISFVYQFTAIFASGMTPMVATMLTGMADGAPWYLCGYLAGIGLLSALSTLWLSRMARARRNAQASKTVTQTPKTAMVEATSAEGF; translated from the coding sequence ATGCATAGCGAACAAATGACTCACGACCAGAAGAAGAATCTGCGCCGCGTTGTGGCTTCGTCCATCATCGGCGCCGTCATCGAATGGTACGACTTCTTCCTGTACGGCGTTGTGGCCGGGCTTTTCTTCAACAAGTTGTATTTCCCCGATTTTGACGCGCGCATCGGCACTATGCTTGCTTTTGCCACTTTTGCGGTCGGCTTTGTGGCGCGGCCTCTGGGCGGCGTGATTTTTGGTCACTTCGGCGACAAGCTGGGCCGTAAAAAAATGCTCATCCTGACCCTGGAAATCATGGGTATCGCCACGGTCTGCATCGGCCTTATCCCCACCTACCACACCATTGGCATCTGGGCGCCTATCCTGCTGATCGTCTGCCGTCTTGCCCAGGGCATTGGCCTTGGCGGCGAGTGGGGCGGCGCGGTGCTCATGTCTTACGAATCCGCACCGGCCGACAAGCGCGCCTTTTATGCCAGCCTGCCGCAGATCGGCATGTCGCTTGGCCTGCTGCTTGCCTCGGGCATTGTGGGCTTCTTCTCCGTGACGCTTTCTGACGAAGCCTTCCTTAACTGGGGCTGGCGCGTTGCCTTCCTGCTTTCTGCCGTGCTGCTTGCCGTTGGCGGCTACATGCGCAGCACCGTGCAGGAAACCAAGGACTTTTCTGAAGCCAAGGAGAAGATGCCTGAAGCCAAGTATCCCTTGCTGGACGCCTTCAAACGCTATCCCAAGATGATGCTGGCCTGCATGGGCGCACGTTTCATCGACGGCGTGTCCTTCAACGTCTTTGGCGTGTATTCGCTCACCTACCTTACGCAGCAGCACGGGATTAGCCGCTCCGCCGCTCTTACCGCCGTTATGATTTCTTCCCTCGTTATGTCCGGCTTTATCCCTTTCTGGGGCCACATGGCCGACAAGCACGGTAAAGCCAAAATTTACGGCGTGTGCGCTGTGCTGCTTGGCATTTCCAGCTTCCCGGCCTTCTGGGTGCTGCATAATTTTTCCGGCAACTACCTGTTCGTCGTGCTCGCCCTGGCGCTGCCCTTCGGTATCCTGCACGCCGCCGTGTTCGGCACAATGTCCAGCGTGTTTTCTGAAAGCTTTGACGCCTCGGTGCGTTACTCCGGCATCTCCTTTGTTTATCAGTTCACCGCCATCTTTGCCTCCGGTATGACCCCCATGGTCGCTACCATGCTTACCGGCATGGCCGATGGCGCGCCCTGGTACCTTTGCGGTTATCTGGCCGGCATCGGCTTGCTCAGCGCGCTTTCCACCCTGTGGCTCAGCCGCATGGCCCGCGCCCGCCGCAATGCCCAGGCCAGCAAGACTGTTACCCAAACCCCTAAGACCGCAATGGTAGAAGCCACCAGCGCCGAAGGGTTCTAA
- a CDS encoding DUF4125 family protein, translating to MQENFDREAALAEIIERELAMFLATNNEGGVSECQTRPDTFRAMRKMAHSAHEDAVLDSYLADLRQAEVNSRNLMVEKYARMDDRLPPLSTSPLLDEIADAEEAFLHEAQARYPHVIKSNGQGMFRRYLRCELETLSDRTLELYAAQVRRARQQGRNLVVERHDFLMRLLGKGGIDACEAAAQGK from the coding sequence ATGCAGGAAAATTTTGATCGGGAAGCAGCGCTTGCCGAGATCATTGAACGCGAGCTTGCCATGTTTCTGGCCACCAATAACGAGGGCGGCGTTTCAGAATGCCAGACCCGGCCAGACACCTTCCGCGCCATGCGCAAAATGGCCCATTCCGCGCACGAAGATGCCGTGCTGGATTCGTACCTTGCCGATTTGCGGCAGGCGGAAGTGAACAGCCGCAATCTTATGGTTGAAAAATACGCCCGCATGGACGATCGCCTGCCGCCCCTGAGCACAAGCCCGCTGCTGGATGAAATCGCTGATGCCGAAGAGGCCTTTCTGCATGAGGCTCAGGCGCGCTATCCGCACGTCATAAAAAGCAACGGGCAGGGGATGTTTCGGCGTTACCTGCGCTGCGAACTTGAAACGCTTTCGGACAGAACGCTGGAACTCTACGCTGCGCAGGTGCGCCGCGCGCGCCAGCAAGGCCGCAATCTTGTGGTTGAACGGCACGACTTTTTGATGCGCCTGTTGGGCAAGGGCGGCATTGACGCCTGCGAAGCCGCAGCACAGGGCAAATAG
- a CDS encoding DUF4037 domain-containing protein, with product MKGLNLAREFYAACVPALRAEIPDIMDLAAAGLVGEGSECFGCDDAESQDHDFGPAFCLWLPRQILRAELPRIEAAFARLPREFQGFASRLAPERRQGRVGPLPIEDFYAFFTGLDDVPVTWQQWLAIPEHQLAACTNGQVFEDRGGEFTRRRDALLACYPRDVLLKKMAARCMIMAQAGQYNLPRSLKRNDSVAVMLATARFAEAALSFVFLCNRRYMPFYKWAGKLAATLPVLGPQLARALSLVAQTPANQEHGAQIVAAVEEFCGMAAAHLRAVDLSRASGNWLWEHGPQILRHVEEPALLHMDMLQG from the coding sequence ATGAAGGGTCTGAACCTTGCGCGTGAATTTTATGCGGCCTGCGTTCCCGCCTTGCGGGCGGAGATTCCCGACATTATGGATTTGGCCGCTGCGGGCCTGGTGGGCGAAGGCTCGGAATGCTTTGGCTGCGACGATGCGGAATCTCAGGATCACGACTTTGGCCCGGCCTTTTGCCTCTGGCTGCCGCGCCAGATTTTGCGGGCAGAGCTACCGCGCATAGAGGCTGCCTTTGCCCGCTTGCCCCGCGAGTTTCAGGGCTTTGCAAGCAGGCTTGCGCCTGAACGCAGGCAGGGCAGGGTAGGGCCGCTGCCCATCGAAGATTTTTACGCTTTTTTTACCGGGCTGGATGACGTGCCCGTCACCTGGCAGCAGTGGCTTGCCATCCCCGAACATCAGCTTGCGGCCTGCACCAACGGGCAGGTTTTTGAAGACCGGGGCGGCGAATTTACGCGGCGGCGTGATGCCCTGCTGGCTTGTTATCCGCGCGATGTGCTGCTCAAAAAGATGGCTGCCCGCTGCATGATCATGGCACAGGCCGGGCAATACAATCTGCCCCGCAGCCTCAAGCGCAATGATTCTGTGGCGGTCATGCTGGCAACGGCGCGCTTTGCGGAGGCGGCGCTTTCCTTCGTCTTTTTGTGCAACCGCCGTTACATGCCCTTTTACAAATGGGCAGGAAAGCTGGCTGCAACCTTGCCCGTGCTCGGCCCGCAACTGGCGCGCGCATTGAGCCTTGTGGCGCAGACCCCGGCCAATCAGGAGCACGGAGCGCAGATTGTTGCGGCGGTGGAAGAATTTTGCGGCATGGCGGCGGCGCATCTGCGCGCTGTGGACCTGAGCCGCGCATCCGGCAACTGGCTCTGGGAGCATGGGCCGCAGATTCTGCGGCATGTGGAAGAGCCAGCCCTGCTGCATATGGATATGCTGCAAGGCTGA
- a CDS encoding sigma 54-interacting transcriptional regulator → MYNPHMLADYVEQLCDTFRDAICVTDREGIVTLVNKRHAELTGISREKMIGSRIQDMVQNGIFDVVLNPRIVETGQKVSSVQNLYNGRTLLLDGHPVKDATGKVAYVVTVIRDITALTELREEITAQRELLETFQNLSSEGVTGNQYPRVVQSPVMQRLYAEASAIAETDATVLLLGETGVGKDVVARHIHRNSLRADAPFIKVDCGSIPENLIETELFGYVPGSFSGASKHGKAGLVEAASSGTLFLDEIGELPMTMQSRLLRVLQDWEVLRVGATVPKKVDVRVVAATNKELEREVAKGTFRSDLYYRLKVAVLNIPPLRSRRVDILPLAQSFFTFYGKKYRKAVNLSDEAKQVLQNHTWPGNVRELENLVQGLVVTCKHGLVGVRDLAGIRPLPPCESGEGHYALPSIEGRSLKSIMKEVETAVIEKGMQRYGSISELSRQFQMDRSTIFRKVKEIEAIKHG, encoded by the coding sequence ATGTACAATCCCCACATGCTAGCAGACTATGTAGAACAACTTTGCGATACCTTCCGGGACGCCATCTGCGTTACTGACCGGGAGGGAATCGTTACGCTCGTGAACAAACGCCATGCGGAACTGACCGGTATTTCCCGTGAAAAGATGATCGGAAGCCGCATTCAGGACATGGTGCAGAACGGCATTTTTGACGTTGTGCTTAATCCGCGCATTGTGGAAACAGGGCAAAAGGTATCAAGTGTACAGAATCTCTACAACGGGCGCACCTTGTTGCTTGACGGGCATCCTGTAAAGGACGCCACAGGCAAGGTCGCCTATGTGGTGACGGTCATACGCGATATCACGGCGCTGACCGAACTGCGCGAGGAAATCACCGCGCAGCGCGAACTGCTTGAAACTTTTCAGAATCTCAGCAGCGAAGGCGTCACGGGCAACCAGTACCCACGCGTGGTGCAAAGCCCTGTCATGCAACGCCTGTACGCCGAAGCCTCCGCCATTGCAGAGACTGACGCGACAGTGTTGCTGTTGGGCGAAACCGGCGTGGGCAAGGACGTTGTGGCCCGGCATATCCACCGTAACAGCCTGCGGGCCGATGCACCCTTTATCAAGGTGGACTGCGGCAGCATCCCTGAAAATCTGATCGAAACGGAACTGTTTGGCTATGTTCCCGGCAGTTTTTCCGGCGCAAGCAAGCATGGCAAGGCCGGGCTTGTGGAGGCGGCCTCCAGCGGTACGCTGTTTCTTGATGAAATCGGCGAACTGCCCATGACCATGCAGTCTCGCCTGCTGCGGGTGCTGCAGGATTGGGAAGTGCTGCGCGTGGGCGCGACTGTGCCCAAAAAGGTGGATGTGCGCGTTGTGGCCGCCACCAACAAGGAGCTGGAGCGCGAGGTCGCCAAGGGCACGTTCCGCTCTGATCTTTATTACCGCCTCAAGGTGGCGGTGCTGAACATCCCGCCACTGCGCTCGCGCCGGGTGGATATTCTGCCGCTGGCGCAGAGCTTTTTCACTTTTTACGGCAAGAAGTACCGCAAGGCCGTGAACCTCTCTGACGAGGCCAAGCAGGTACTGCAAAACCACACATGGCCGGGCAATGTGCGCGAGTTGGAAAACCTCGTGCAGGGGCTGGTGGTGACCTGCAAGCACGGGCTTGTGGGCGTGCGCGATCTGGCGGGCATCCGCCCTTTGCCACCGTGCGAATCCGGCGAAGGGCATTACGCCCTGCCCTCCATTGAAGGGCGCTCGCTCAAAAGCATCATGAAGGAAGTGGAAACTGCGGTCATTGAAAAAGGCATGCAGCGCTACGGCTCCATCAGCGAGCTTTCGCGCCAGTTCCAGATGGACCGCAGCACCATCTTTCGCAAAGTTAAGGAAATTGAAGCCATCAAGCATGGTTAG
- a CDS encoding tetratricopeptide repeat protein, protein MAAQRQWLDELRPALDLMKQGQPQKCIEALEALVARYPGDDLCRALALDGMGRANFALQRPDAAVQALQESLALLRAVMGPTAPMTLGAMQNLAHALLGLEKVEESLDLGREALRLTIEACGADSPQVAEAQLRLSSAYYRKRDFDRAESLMLSAKEIWEKQGFCVPQLGVCLNNLGRICEERGQLAEGIALHRQAVALRRELLGEHEETAFSLGNLGVALASAGQWDEAAATLQDSVSMYDRLGLGMGAEAQGYKKNLEICHQARAAAAPTA, encoded by the coding sequence ATGGCCGCACAACGCCAATGGCTTGATGAACTGCGCCCTGCCCTTGATCTGATGAAACAGGGCCAACCGCAAAAGTGCATTGAAGCGCTTGAAGCGCTTGTTGCGCGGTATCCCGGCGATGACCTCTGCCGCGCCCTGGCTCTGGACGGCATGGGCCGCGCCAATTTTGCCCTGCAGCGCCCGGATGCCGCCGTTCAGGCCCTGCAGGAGAGCCTTGCCCTGCTGCGCGCCGTCATGGGCCCCACTGCGCCCATGACCCTCGGAGCCATGCAGAACCTTGCCCATGCCCTGCTTGGGCTTGAAAAGGTTGAGGAAAGCCTTGATCTTGGGCGCGAAGCCCTGCGGCTTACCATCGAGGCCTGCGGGGCGGATTCCCCCCAGGTGGCGGAAGCGCAGTTGCGTCTTTCTTCCGCCTATTATCGCAAGCGCGATTTTGACCGGGCGGAATCCCTCATGCTCAGCGCCAAGGAAATATGGGAAAAGCAGGGTTTCTGCGTGCCGCAACTGGGCGTTTGCCTCAATAACCTTGGGCGCATCTGTGAAGAACGCGGGCAGCTTGCCGAAGGCATTGCCCTGCACCGTCAGGCCGTGGCTTTGCGGCGGGAACTGCTGGGCGAGCACGAGGAAACAGCCTTTTCTCTGGGTAACCTTGGCGTGGCGCTGGCCTCTGCCGGGCAGTGGGACGAGGCCGCCGCGACCTTGCAGGATTCTGTGAGCATGTACGACCGCCTTGGTCTTGGCATGGGCGCAGAAGCGCAGGGATACAAAAAGAATCTTGAAATCTGCCATCAGGCCAGAGCGGCTGCGGCCCCCACGGCCTGA